A genomic region of uncultured Methanobrevibacter sp. contains the following coding sequences:
- a CDS encoding phosphate ABC transporter substrate-binding protein: protein MKKKNKYLIGIIAIIVIIAGALIVSADAGSSKVQVAGSTSVQPVAEKLVEVYKQSHPDAQINVQGGGSSVGIKSAEDGSADIGMCSKALDNNSSLQQYELGKDGIVIAVNPQNQVSDLSNEQLQGIFSGNITNWNQVGGSDGEINVITREEGSGTLDAFESIVMGDSKIKDDAVVQSSTEAVKQSVSQDPNAIGFVSYAHISDDIKAVNVNGVAPSDATIADGSYELQRPFLFLTNGEPTGETKNFIDWVLSDDGGKVLTDEKIIKSSK, encoded by the coding sequence ATGAAAAAGAAAAATAAATATTTAATTGGTATTATCGCAATTATTGTTATAATTGCAGGTGCATTGATTGTTTCTGCAGATGCAGGATCATCAAAGGTTCAAGTTGCAGGATCAACTTCTGTTCAACCTGTTGCTGAAAAGTTAGTCGAAGTTTACAAACAATCCCATCCTGATGCTCAAATTAATGTGCAAGGTGGAGGATCTAGTGTAGGTATCAAAAGTGCTGAAGACGGATCTGCTGATATTGGTATGTGTTCCAAAGCTTTAGACAATAATAGTTCTTTACAACAATATGAATTAGGTAAAGATGGTATTGTAATAGCTGTTAATCCTCAAAACCAAGTTTCAGATTTATCTAATGAACAACTTCAAGGAATTTTCTCTGGTAATATTACTAACTGGAATCAAGTAGGTGGAAGTGATGGAGAAATAAACGTCATCACTCGTGAAGAAGGTTCAGGTACTTTAGATGCATTCGAAAGTATTGTTATGGGTGACAGTAAAATAAAAGATGATGCTGTTGTTCAAAGTTCTACTGAAGCAGTGAAACAATCAGTTTCCCAAGATCCAAACGCAATTGGTTTTGTATCTTACGCTCATATAAGTGATGATATTAAAGCAGTTAATGTTAATGGAGTTGCACCATCTGATGCTACTATTGCAGATGGTTCTTATGAACTTCAAAGACCATTTTTATTCTTAACCAACGGTGAACCTACTGGTGAAACCAAAAACTTCATCGATTGGGTATTAAGTGATGATGGTGGTAAAGTATTAACTGATGAAAAAATTATTAAATCTTCAAAATAG